The following proteins are encoded in a genomic region of Cryptomeria japonica chromosome 11, Sugi_1.0, whole genome shotgun sequence:
- the LOC131039966 gene encoding transmembrane 9 superfamily member 2: protein MEMNKQAMVCVLSLLVLLICSFQIGWCASSDHKYKMGDEVSLYANKVGPFQNPSETYRYFDLPFCPPDHVTEKREALGELLNGDRMVDAKYKLKFRVDKDLESICKKLLTKVDLMKFRDAVKNDYYFQMYYDDLPVWGFIGKIENIKGEPKDRRYLIYRHLQFEILYNNNRVIEIKVSTDPAYTVDITDDKEIEVEFTYSVKWAKTDIPFEHRMDKYAKSSFLPKHLEIHWFSIINSCVTVLLLTGFLATILMRILKNDFIKYSRDEETMDDQEETGWKYIHGDVFRYPSHKSLFAAVLGSGTQLLALAIFIFMLALVGVFYPYNRGALYTALVVIYALTSGIAGYVAASFYGQLEGTNWVRNLLLTGCIFCGPLFLTFCFLNTVAIVYTSTAALPFGTIVVILLIWTLITAPLLVLGGIAGKNSKTEFHAPCRTTKYPREIPPLPWYRKAVPQMATAGFLPFSAIYIELYYIFASVWGHKIYTIYSILFIVFIILIIVTAFITIALTYFQLAAEDHEWWWRSVLCGGSTGLFVFGYCFYYYFARSDMTGFMQVSFFFGYMACVCYGFFLMLGTVGFQSSLLFVRHIYRSIKCE, encoded by the exons ATGGAGATGAATAAGCAGGCAATGGTCTGTGTCCTGAGTCTACTTGTGCTATTAATATGCAGTTTTCAAATTGGATGGTGTGCATCATCAGATCACAAATACAAAATGGGGGATGAGGTGTCATTGTATGCGAACAAGGTCGGCCCATTTCAGAATCCCAG TGAGACATATCGGTATTTTGATTTGCCATTCTGCCCACCAG ATCATGTGACTGAGAAGAGGGAGGCTCTTGGAGAACTATTAAATGGTGACCGTATGGTTGATGCTAAGTATAAACTAAAATTCAGAGTGGACAAGGACTTGGAGTCTATTTGCAAGAAATTACTGACCAAAGTGGATCTGATGAAGTTCAGAGATGCAGTTAAGAACGATTACTACTTTCAGATGTACTATGATGATTTGCCTGTATGGGGTTTTATTGGAAAGATTGAAAATATAAAAGGAGAACCAAAGGATCGTAGGTATCTGATTTACAGACATTTGCAATTTGAAATTCTATATAACAATAACAGAGTGATAGAAATTAAGGTGAGTACAGATCCTGCTTACACAGTGGATATTACTGATGACAAGGAAATTGAGGTTGAGTTCACATATTCTGTCAAGTGGGCAAAAACTGACATTCCATTTGAACACCGAATGGATAAATATGCAAAATCTTCATTTTTACCTAAACATTTGGAAATCCATTGGTTTTCTATCATTAATTCATGTGTAACTGTTCTCCTTTTGACGGGATTTCTTGCAACAATTCTCATGCGAATTCTGAAGAATGATTTTATCAA ATATTCTCGTGATGAGGAAACAATGGATGACCAAGAAGAGACAGGATGGAAGTATATTCATGGAGATGTGTTCCGATATCCTTCACACAAGTCTCTGTTTGCTGCTGTTCTGGGATCTGGAACTCAGCTGCTAGCACT AGCTATCTTCATCTTTATGCTTGCATTGGTGGGAGTTTTCTATCCATACAACAGGGGAGCTCTGTATACTGCCCTTGTGGTTATATATGCTCTTACATCTGGCATTGCGGGCTATGTTGCAGCCTCCTTCTATGGCCAACTTGAAGGAACTAATTGG GTAAGGAACCTGTTGCTGACAGGTTGCATATTTTGTGGGCCTTTGTTCTTAACCTTTTGCTTCCTGAACACGGTAGCCATTGTGTATACCTCTACAGCAGCATTGCCATTTGGGACTATTGTTGTAATTCTTCTTATTTGGACGCTAATCACTGCCCCCTTGCTTGTTTTGGGTGGCATTGCTGGTAAGAACAGCAAAACAGAGTTCCATGCTCCATGCCGTACCACAAAGTATCCCCGGGAGATTCCTCCTTTGCCATGGTACAGAAAGGCTGTTCCTCAGATGGCCACAGCAGGCTTTTTGCCATTTAGTGCCATTTACATTGAGCTATATTATATTTTTGCCAGTGTATGGGGTCACAAGATTTACACAATATACAGCATTCTCTTCATTGTCTTCATCATCCTTATAATTGTCACTGCATTTATTACCATTGCATTAACATACTTCCAGCTTGCAGCAGAGGACCATGAATGGTGGTGGAG GTCTGTTCTATGTGGAGGATCAACTGGTTTGTTTGTCTTTGGATATTGCTTTTACTATTACTTTGCACGATCAGATATGACTGGATTCATGCAAGTGTCATTCTTCTTTGGGTACATGGCTTGTGTATGTTATGGCTTCTTCTTAATGCTTGGAACAGTTGGTTTCCAATCATCTTTACTGTTTGTCCGCCATATCTACCGCTCAATTAAGTGTGAATAA